The Psychrobacter sp. 28M-43 genome segment TCCAGATAAACCTCAGTGTTTACACTGTCTTCACATGGCCGAAACTCTACACCCAGTAAAAACAAATCATCCATTACTGGCTCCTGTAATTGGACATTAATATCTGACAATAAATCTTTATAAGAAAGCCTAACATTCTCTGCACTCAGCGAACTGCTACCGTCTTGCGCATAAAACACCATGAGATAATGGCGTCCAAATACATGATAAGAATGCTCATGACGGACATAACCATTCCAGCGCGAGTCTTGATCCATGGTTCTATAAGCTAAGATTTTTTCTACTAGGCATGCATAGGTATATATTGACTCATCTACCAAAATATCAACCTGCTCATTTGGTAAAGGTGTACCTGCTTCATGATAACGCTCAATCACGCTGTTAAACAGCTTGAACCACATACCAGTATTTTTTCGCATCTCAGCCATTAAGGCGTCGGCATATATAGTCTGATTTGGCTCTACTGCTTTAAGTAAACGCAATTCAACTTGCTCAATTAACTCACTATCAATTAGCTGCTCTTGCACCCTAATCGCTCTTTGATGAAAGTCCGGTGATTGTAGAAACTGTTTAAGCAATGTCGATTCGTTTTGAAATGATGCAAAGCTAGATAGTTGACGACGATGGAAGTCTAAAAAGGTTGTTAAATCACTTGGCGTCACCAACTGATCGAGGATATCAACGAAGTTTTGATGACTAAAGACTTGTAGGATACTTTGCTCATCATCTAAGTCTAAAACACAGTCTTCTGCAAAAAACCGACTGCCATATTCGTAGCCAACTACATAAGATGAATGACCCGATTGATCGTCTTGATGATTGATAGACAATGACGTTAAGCCAATAAAATAAACCGCTTTATCAGTTGTCGCGGCACTTCTATCTACAATTAGGCTGTCGTTTTTTTGATAAATCTGAGCGTGGCGTTTGATAAGTTGGTTGACAACTTCTTTTCTCCACTCACGAACTTTAGCATTATCCACTTCTTGCTTATTTGCCTGCATCACGACGGTATTGACGAGCAAATAAATAGTAGCGCCGGAAAAGTCAAAAACAAAATCATAACCCTGAAAATGATCAGAGTCAGTGATTTTGTCATCAGGCAACTCATACAATGATAAAAAACATTGCTGAATCATTTTTTGCCATGGCGCATGTGATGCTTGCTGAATATCCATAATACCTCTATAAACGATATTTCACAAAAAAGCTTATACCCACTCTGTGAAAATGAGCAAAAGCTTTTTATGCTGAGTTAAGTATCAGTTTGGATTTATAGCAAGCAAACCCATCTTAGCTGTCTTGTTTGCGGCGCATATGCGGGAACAAGATCACATCACGGATACTAGCAGAGTCGGTAAATAGCATTACTAGACGGTCAATACCAATACCCTCACCAGCTGTCGGTGGCAAACCATAAGACAATGCTTCGATATACTCTTCATCAAAATGCATAGCTTCATCATCGCCAGCGTCTTTTTCAGCAACCTGACCACGGAAACGCTCAGCTTGGTCTGCTGGGTCATTAAGCTCGCTAAAACCATTAGCCAACTCACGACCACCAACGAACAGCTCAAAGCGATCAGTAATCTCAGGATTGTCATCACTACGGCGCGCTAGTGGTGAGGTCTCAGCTGGGTACTCAGTAATGAACGTTGGCTGACGTAATTGATGCTCAGCCGTTTCTTCAAAGATAATCGTTTGTAGTTTACCCACACCGAACACATCTTTGACTTGTTGCTTAAGTGTCGTAGATGCATATTCTGCTAGGTATTCACGATCATTGATACGTGTCATGTCAAAGTTTTCAGCATATTTTGCAATCGCATCAGACATTGATAGACGAGCAAATGGTGCTTTTAGGCTAATGGCTTCTTCTTGATACGTAAGCTCTGTTGTGCCCAACACATCTATTGCTAACTGATTAAACAGACGCTCAGTCAAATCCATTAAGTCATGATAATCAGCGTATGCTTGATAGAACTCAATCATGGTGAATTCAGGGTTATGACGGGTTGAAACCCCTTCATTACGGAAACTACGGTTAATCTCAAATACGCGCTCAAACCCGCCAACGACCAGACGCTTAAGATAAAGCTCAGGCGCGATACGTAGATATAAAGGCATATCTAATGCGTTATGATGTGTCTCAAACGGACGAGCTACTGCGCCGCCTGGTATCGGATGCATCATTGGCGTTTCAACTTCCATAAAACGCTCATTGAGCATAAATTGACGAATACCACTAACGATCTGACTACGAACCATAAAGGTATTGCGAGTCGTCTCATTGGTCATCAAATCAAGATGACGATTGCGATAGCGCGCTTCGACATCAGCCAAACCATGGAACTTGTTTGGCATTGGACGTAGTGATTTGGTCAGTAGCGTAATTTCTTCAATATGTACATACAGATCGCCTTTACCTGAGCGACCGATATAGCCTGATACACCAACGATGTCACCCAAATCTAGTGATTTGATGCTTGCACGAGTTTCCTCATCAAGCTCTTTACGTGCTACATATAGCTGAATACGGCCTGTCATGTCTTGAATCACAATGAACGAACCACGGTTGAGCATGACTCGACCTGCCACGTTTACCTGTGTTTTTTCACCATTTGCTGCTTTTTCTTCAATTTCCTGCTTTGAGACACCATCAAAAGCCGTCTGTAAGTCTTGCGCATAATCAGTGCGTTTGAACGTATTAGGATACGGCTGTTTACCTGAAGCACTAATATCGTCTAGCTTGGCTTGCAGTTGTGCGATTAGCTCGTTAGCATCTTCTACGACTGGGGTTTGATCTTGGTTCTGATTATTGTGCTTTGACATAACACTCTCAATATTTTTAGGTAATTAAATGGATAAACGAAAACAGAAAAATTAAATCAATACTTATTATTATAAGAACAGACATGGTGATAAAAAAGATAAAACTGTTGGTACTCTTAAAGACTAACTACTAGTCATTGCCACCGATACTGGCCATCAAATCAGCCTGATGCTCACGTAATAGCGCATCAAGAATCTCATCCAAATCGCCTTCCATAATGGAATCAAGCTTGTATAAGGTAAGGTTGATACGGTGATCGGTCATGCGACCTTGTGGAAAATTATAGGTACGGATACGCTCAGAGCGATCGCCACTACCGACCAAGTCACGACGTATAGAGTCCGCCACATCGACCTGTGCTTGCACTTTGGCCTGTTGAATTTTAGAGACCAGCATTTTCATAGCGTGCGCACGGTTTTTGTGCTGGCTACGCTCTTGCTGACACTCTACCACGGTACCCGTTGGAATATGCGTCAAACGGACAGCAGAGTCAGTCGTGTTAACGTGCTGACCACCAGCGCCACTTGAGCGGAAAGTATCCATTTTGATATCAGCAGGATTGATATCAACGGTATCATCAATCTCAACTTCTGGCATGACCGCAACCGTACAAGCTGATGTGTGAACACGACCTTGGCTTTCGGTCTCAGGGACACGCTGTACACGGTGAGCGCCCGATTCAAACTTCAGGCGACCATATACACTGTTGCCAGATACGCGAGTGATGATTTCTTTATAACCACCATGCTCACCTTCATTTGCAGAGAGCACTTCTAGTGTCCAGCCTTGGCTCTGCGCGTATTTTTGGTACATGCGGAACAAGTCACCAGAGAAAATCGCTGCTTCATCGCCGCCTGTCCCTGCACGAATCTCCAAAAACGCTGGCACTTTATCGTTAGGGTCTTTGGGTAGCATCATCAGATTGAGCGCTTCTTCCATCTCTACGATGGTATCACGCGCACTTTCAATCTCATCGATCATCATCTCTTTCATGTCAGGATCTGTTGCATCGGCTAGCATCGCTTCTGCATCAGCCTGATCCGTTTCTGCACCCACGTAGTTTTGCCACAGCGTCGTGATCTCCATCAAGTCGCTGTGCTCAACAGACAATTCACGGAACTTATTATTATCACTGATGACACTAGGATCTGATAATAAAGCGGTGACCTCTTCATAACGGTCTACCATCTGGTCTAAACGCAGGCGTAAGGATTCTTTCATAAAAGGACTTTTAATTGGATAAGAGGAATAAGCCCGTGATTATAGCAAATTTTTTGGGGTAAATTAAAACCTCTAATCATTCTTGTTGATATTGTCGGTAATCTCGATGTTATCTTCTCAAACATCTCTGTTTATATTTAGATGTCACGACGTAATTTCAATAGCAGAACGACAGACAAAAAAATAGCTAAGAAGACTCTTAGCTATTTTTATCAGGACAGGTAGTTAAAGTATTAAACCTTGCGAACCAACACCGAACCAATAGAGTAACCTGCACCAAATGAGCAAATAACGCCCAGATCGCCTGATACTAAATCATCTTTGTGGCGATGGAATACAATCATAGGACTCGCTGAGCTAGTATTGGCAAATTCAGCAATAACACTCGGAGCAATCGATTTATCGGCATCTTTACCAACCACGGTACGTAAGATCAAATCCAACATATTGGCATTGGCTTGATGCAACCACATCATCTTAACATCAGACGTTGGGATGTCGTTTTCTTGCAAGTGCTCAGTGATAATCTCTGACACTTTTGGACAGACTTCACGGAATACTTTACGACCGTTTTGCAAAAACAGCTTGTCAGTGACCGGTGCTTTGATATCTGGATACATTTCAGTCTGCGCTGCTAGATACTCTGAGCGATCCATAAAGCCATATTCGTTTTTGATGTTGGTCGAAAACTGAGTAAATAGCTTAGAGTTTAGAATCTCGTAACCTTTTGGCGTATCTAATTCTTCAACAATAGAAGCAGTCGCTACGTCACCGAAGATAAAGTGGCTGTCACGGTTACGCCAGTTTAGATGCGCTGAGGTAATCTCAACGTTGACCACAGCAATACGCTTGGCCAAACCAGAGATGATAGAACCATGTGCTTGTGACAGACCAAAAGTCGCCGCACTACACGCAACGTTCATATCATAAGCAAAGCCGCCAATCATACCAATTTCGTTTTGGATTTCGATAGCAACCGCAGGATAAGTACGCTGGAAGTTTGAGCAAGCAAGGATGATACCGTCTAAGTCATTGGCCTCAAGTCCAGCATCAGCCAAAGCGTCTCTCAGTGCTGCTGCACCCATTTCGGCCATGACCGACAGCTCTTCGCCCAAGTTGCGGTAAGGGATAACTGGCGCCATGATCTCAGTATTTAAGATACCTTCTTTTTCCATCACATAACGTGATTTGATACCAGATACTTTTTCGATGAAAGCAGCTGAAGAAGGCTCAAGTGCCGTCACTGTCTCTGCAGCTATCTCTTCAGCATGTTCGGTATTATAGTTTTCAACATACTGGTTAAATGACTCAACTAGCTCTTCGTTACTAATGCTGTAAGGTGGGATATAAAGACCAGTGCCTGTGATACAAGTCGTCATGATAAGCTTCCTTGTCTACTACTGTGGTGCTTGGAATAAGCATAAAAGTGGAAAAATAATAGCCATTCAAATTCAGTGAATAACTGTAAACTTAAAATCAGTGTGTTTATTATGCCTGAATATTATAATTTTTCTAATACTTTGTTACAAATAATCTGTTTCTTGCCATAAATTAGCAAAGACTGCCGTCCTTTTTCGGTAGCTACGTTATAATTGGCATCATTTATTTTGTACTATTCGTCGAACTATCTTAATTATTCAGAACATTGATACACGCTCATACTTAGGAATGCTAATGGCAGAACTTCTCAACTGGTTATTTGGTCAATACGCTGACTACTCTACGATATTCATCATCCTTGAACTGATTGCCGTTATCTTCGGCGTAGCAAGTGTCTTACTCGCCAGCAAAACCAATATTTTAGTCTTCCCTATTGGTCTGGTCAGCACTGCTATATTTGTGTACCTACTGTGGAAGTGGCAGCTGTTTGGCGATATGTTCATCAATGCTTACTATACCGTGATGAGTTTATATGGCTGGATTAACTGGTCAAAGAACAAGAAAAACCAGTCTGTTGAGCATAAGCAGACAGATACCAATAACGTCCGTATTGAACATTTGCATGCAGGTGACATCCCGATCCTCTCTGCTTTGGCAGCAGGAACGATAGCTTTTGTAGGATTGGTCTATTATTTCCGTCCAGTGATTAATAATGGCTTTAGTTTCGATAATGCGGTACTTGGAATCCATCTATTTACTTGGGTCGATTATACTGACATGCTCACCACAGCTTTGTTTCTGATGGCAATGTGGCTCATGGCACGACGAAAAATCGAGCATTGGATACTCTGGATCATCGCTGATGCGATCTCGGTACCATTATACTTCTATAAAGGTTTTACTTTTACCGCGCTACAATATGTAGTCTTCACTCTTATCGCAATCTGGGCATACTATGAATGGCAACGACGCTACCGTGTACAACCTCGAGCAGCATACGCCTAAATCTGTCATCAACGTCGCGGTCTTAGGGGCAGAAAGTACGGGTAAGACGACCTTATGTCGTGATTTGGCCGAGCATTTTGATAGTCCATGGGTGTCAGAATATATGCGCACCTACTTACAGGAAAAATGGGACAACAAGAAGCTGACTTGTACGTGGGAAGATCTGCTCCCTATCGCACAGGGGCAGATTACACTAGAGAATACCTTAGCCAAACAAGTCGCTCAGACGAATAATGCCAGTCATTATTTGTTTTGCGATACCAGTTTGTTTGAGCTGATGGTTTATTCTTATTGGTATTATGGCGACTGTCCTACGGCCCTTGAGCAAGCAGCATTGGCCCATCATTATGATTTGATATTATTGACTGATGTTGATACGCCATGGGTGGCTGATGACTTGCGCGACAGTCCGCATCAACGCGATGAGATAAGTGCTTATTTCGCCAGTCAATTAAGCAAGCATCAGAAATCATTCCAACGCATTAGTGGCGATAGAAAAGCACGCGTTCAGCAAGTAGTAGCGCAGCTCGCTAATATAGACAAAATCTCATATGACTAAAACTAAATAGCTATGGTCATAAACTTACCCATATTTATGTCTTACAAATTTTTCGTCTTTAAGACTTTCTTGTCTTTAAAACCTAAGAGATACCCATGCTAAAAAAGTTTGAGCTTTATTTAGAAAAAACCATCTTTAATAGCCGCTGGATACTGGCACCCTTTTATCTAGGGCTTGTGTTAGGCATTATTTTATTATTTATTAAGTTTGTCCAAAAGCTATGGCACATGTTCGCTGACATTCTGACGGCCTCTGAAGCCAGTGTGATTGTAGATATATTGGTATTGGTTGATATCTCTCTGGTTGCCAGTTTATTGCTTATCATTATATTCAGTGGCTATGAGATTTTTGTCTCAAAAATCGATACTGGCACCCATGATGATCGTCCTAGCTGGATGGGCAAAGTGGACTTTTCGGGTCTAAAGCTCAAAGTCATCGGAGCGATCGTCGCTATCTCGGCAATTGACCTTTTGAAATCCTTTATGGATATCTCTAGCGGAATGAGTGAACTTGATGCCGACAAACTCATGTGGAAGGTTATTATTCATATGACCTTTGTATTGTCTGGCTTGTTATTCGCTATTATGGATAAAGTCGTTGGCGACACGAAAAAGCATTAAAAAAATTAATAATCGAAAAACAGTTATCCGAAAATATCAACTTTTACCCTTTCACAGTTATTCCATATTGCCTGCACATCTTCTCGTTATGTCCTCTCTATGATGTCTTTTAAAACCACAGTCTGCTATCTCGGCAGCTGTGGATTAAAGACACTTAGGAGGCGACCACATGCAAAAAACATTATTGACTAAGTTATCCATTATTATAGGACTGTGTATCGTTTTTTCGATTGGTCTCACTATGATTAGCGACATCATATACGAGAGGCAATACTACGCAGAGTCAGTGATAAAAGAAATCACCCAGCAGCATGTCAATCCACAAGAAGTCATCAACCCATTCATCGCCATCCCTACGACAGTCACACCGGCATGTCAGTCAGATGCAACAGGTACACCATATATAAAGAGTAAATGTGAACCGTCATACTCGAAGATTGAGACGATTTTTGCCTCTCAGACGCAGGCTGCACAAAACCTAAAAGTAAACACAGACATCTATAAACGCGGTATCTATAGCGCTACTAGCTATGATGGTCAGCTGACATTCGATCAAAGTTATAGGTTTGCTGAGACTTTAGCAAATTTAGATCAGATTGGCACTACAATTGACAATGATGCAGATAAGACACAGCTAGCCAAAACCATTACCCACTGGAATAAGGCAAAACTTATCATTCCCGTGTCTGACTTACGCGGTGTCGCTACCTTGCCTACTGTCACAATTAATCAAAAATCAATTGCAGCAAACTATCCGCAGATACCAATGATAAAGAACTTAACCTATGTTGAAGCAGATATTCCTAAAGGTATATTGGAGCAATTAATCAATCCTACTAGCCAGCATAATAAAGATAGCTTTATTATTACAGGTTCAGTAGATGCAGATCTAGATAAATCAGAGGTAAATAGCCAGTTATCTAATCCTAAAGACAATCAAGCGCTGAATATTGTGATCGACTTACCATTAGCTGGCATTAGTAATATAACGACTGTCCCAACTGGGCAGAGCTTTACTCTATCTATGCACAGTGACTGGCAGACACCAAATTTCATCGGTAAAGCATTACCAAATACTAAGAGCATTACCACTAAAGGATTCGATGCCAGTTGGCAAAATCAGTATTTAACTATCGCTAATAACCAATACCTCTCTCAATGTCTCAGCGCGCCTAACCATCAATGTACTGTCATAAGTGAATCAACGCTCAATACCGATAGCCATTCGTACAATACTGATTCGTTTGAGTCCTCAAGAGGTCTGACGACAGACAGTGCGACAGTGGCTGGCAGCAATCAAAGTATTCTGCTGAACAGCTTTGGCGTTAGTTTTGCAAGCCCAAATGATGTCTATCTACAAACTGAACGAGCCATGAAGTACGCCTTGCTATTAATGTTGGTAACGTTTGGTACTTTCTTTTTATTTGAAGTGCTCAAATCAATTCGCATCCACCCTATTCAGTATCTGTTAGTCGGCTGCGCACTATTTGTCTTTTATGTCTTATTACTGCCGCTTGCAGAACAAATCGCATTTTGGCAAGCCTATATGGTAGCGTCCAGTGCTTGTGTCGGGCTTATTGGCTGGTATAGCTATTATGTATTTGGCGGTTTAAAACGGGCAGTAATCTTTACCGCGACACTTGCTGGGCTATATGCTGCGTTTTTTGGTATTTTAAGTACAGAAGATCTCAATCTGTTACTGGGTGCGATATTCTGCTTTGTGATACTTGCCTCCGTGATGGTGATGACTCGCAAACTCGACTGGTATAAAGTGACCTAAATAAAGTCATGTAAATGATGAAAGCCATGCGCTGTATAAAGCAAGTCAGACAAATTGTCAGTAAATGAGAGGTTTTTATCTGATAATTTGAAAAAAACTTGGCTACCTTAGCTTACCAACTGAGCTAAGGCAGCCAAGTAGTAATATTATTTAACGATATGATTGTTTAACGCTTTAGCCCAGTTATTGCAATTATCCTCGCAGCGCGGGCAACAATGATTAGGGTCAGAGATTTCATCAACGTAACCGCAATACATACAAGCATAGTAAACCCCTGCTTCTACTTGCTCGACCGGTCGATATTGCTTAGGAAAAAGCGGCATACCGTAGTCTGTTTTTTCAGAGGTATGCAATAAAATACTAAAATTGCCATCAGCTTCGAGCAAACCGACACGAACTTGTCCTAAATGCTCAACCCCTTGTTGGCGCATTTCAGCAAAAAACTCATCATGTGACATTTCCCCTTGTTTAATCTTATCAAGCACTAGCATGCCATCTTCTACAATATACATTGAGCGCCCCTCTAGCAGGTCCTCAAAAGGCTGGAACTTCATCATCGCCCAAGTACACAGCCTATAGAGTGAAATGACCGTACCCATGATTAATACCGCTTGGATAATGGGCAGATCTTCGGTGAACATAGGATCGCCTGCAATAGAGCCCAACGACAAAATAATGGTCAGCTCGAAAATAGAGAGCTGACGGACGCCGCGCTTACCAGTGAAGCGTAAAAATGTGATAATTAATACAAACATTACAGTGACACGTATTAAAATTTCTACGGCAAACAACCAAGTTGTGTCATAAATAAAAATACTTGCCCAATCCATACTATCTTTCCTATTTATTTATCTAATTATTGTGTTTCATGAGTGTTGTTCTAATAGTTCGTTTGCTGCGAAGCACATCATCCCTATTTTTAGACCTTATCGTCAATACAACTATCGTTATTCTGATTTAAAAGAGACTTTTTGCTATAAGTACGACAAAATATCCTGTCTTGTGAGACAGCTATCGAATAGATTAATCAGTTATCAATCTATTATCTTTGCTAAAAATAAACGTTCGTTATAACAACGTATCTCTAGACCTAAAACTGAAATCCTATGCTTGCCTGTTTTGTGCCATTTATTCATTGTAGGAATTACTTTTGAAAGCCACTATTTATACTATTATTGCGTTAATCGCCTTTGCCGCAAACTCCCTGTTTTGCCGAATGGCATTGGCAGAAGGCTACATCGATGCTTGGAGCTTTACCATCATCAGGCTAGTTAGTGCGACGGCCTGTCTAGGCATTATCATGGCTATACATGCTTACAGACTGCGACGCCAAACGTTCAATCATGACAACCCTACCGTCCACGCTATATTAAATGATAAAGGCAGTTGGTTGAGTAGCGTCAGCTTGGTGATTTATGCGCTGTGCTTTTCAATTGCGTATGTAGAGCTGGATACTGGCACTGGTGCATTGATTTTGTTTTCAGCGGTTCAGCTGACGATGATTGGCTGGGGTATTTATAAGAAGGAGCAATTAAGCGCGCTACAGTGGTTGGCGTTTGTCGTTGCAGTGGCGGGGTTTGTATATCTGATGCTGCCATCAGCTGCCATACCGTCACCATTGGCGGCAGCGTTAATGGCTATGAGCGGCATAGCTTGGGGAGTATATAGTATACGCGGCAAATCATGTGTCTCACCGCTTCGAGCGACAGGGTTTAACTTTGTGCGTAGTTTAGTCGCTGTGCCTATACTATTACTGGTAGGTATGACGTATCTAGATAACTTGGGTTTCAAAAATATCAATTTGGAAGGTATTACGACTGAAGGTGTACTACTCGCCTGTGCATCAGGAGCGATCGCCTCAGGGTTGGGCTATAGTATCTGGTATACAGCGATGCCACTATTGAAAAACACACAAGCCGCTATCGTTCAGCTATGTGTCCCTGTGATTGCTGCGTTGCTAGGTGTGATATTTTTATCTGAGCAGTTAACTATGCCCTTTATTATTGCAAGCACCGTCATTTTGGGCGCGGTCTTGGTGTTTACCTTAAATAAAAAAGTACCAGCATGAGATAAGGCTATTAATGATTTATCATTAGCTAAGCTGCTCAGAAAAGGTTCCAGCTAATTACGTTACCGGACAACATAAAACGCCCCGACTCTTATAAATCGGGGCGTTTGAGTATATGAGTTATTATTTTAATATTGCTAGTCTATGGTCAACAGTCGTTGAACAACAATCTGTACGCAACAGCCTTTAAACAACAGTCACTTCTAGACGAGTCTCTACATTGCCGCGAGTAGCATTAGAATACGGGCACACCTGATGCGTGGCTTCGATCAACTGCTGCGCCTGCGCTTCATCAATACCTGATACTTCTACAGACAACTCTATCTCTAAGTTGTAGCTACCGTCAGCTTTCATACCGATACCTACTTGCGCAGAGGTCTTTGAAGCGGTAACAGGCAATTTCATGTGCTGTGCTGTCATGCTCAAAGCGCTATCAAAACAAGCCGCGTAACCCATGGCAAAAAGCTGTTCTGGATTCACGCCTTCTTTGTCTTGCTCTTGAAAAGACACCAAGTCAAATCCTAACGAACCATCGTCTAATCCAGTATGGCCAGAACGTCCACCAGTAGCGGTTGCGCGCGTTTTATAAAATATTTTCATGAGTAATTATTCCTTGTTTCATATTATTAGAGGTCGTACTTACGCTGTTGCGATGAGATTATTATAGAATCCTCTGCATTTATACGTTAGAACAAACCTCTATAACTCTTGCCTAATCCTACAAATCTTTATACTATCAGGCAAGTCTATAAAATAAGCACTCGTGATGAATCAAACGACTAT includes the following:
- a CDS encoding DMT family transporter is translated as MKATIYTIIALIAFAANSLFCRMALAEGYIDAWSFTIIRLVSATACLGIIMAIHAYRLRRQTFNHDNPTVHAILNDKGSWLSSVSLVIYALCFSIAYVELDTGTGALILFSAVQLTMIGWGIYKKEQLSALQWLAFVVAVAGFVYLMLPSAAIPSPLAAALMAMSGIAWGVYSIRGKSCVSPLRATGFNFVRSLVAVPILLLVGMTYLDNLGFKNINLEGITTEGVLLACASGAIASGLGYSIWYTAMPLLKNTQAAIVQLCVPVIAALLGVIFLSEQLTMPFIIASTVILGAVLVFTLNKKVPA
- the prfA gene encoding peptide chain release factor 1 → MKESLRLRLDQMVDRYEEVTALLSDPSVISDNNKFRELSVEHSDLMEITTLWQNYVGAETDQADAEAMLADATDPDMKEMMIDEIESARDTIVEMEEALNLMMLPKDPNDKVPAFLEIRAGTGGDEAAIFSGDLFRMYQKYAQSQGWTLEVLSANEGEHGGYKEIITRVSGNSVYGRLKFESGAHRVQRVPETESQGRVHTSACTVAVMPEVEIDDTVDINPADIKMDTFRSSGAGGQHVNTTDSAVRLTHIPTGTVVECQQERSQHKNRAHAMKMLVSKIQQAKVQAQVDVADSIRRDLVGSGDRSERIRTYNFPQGRMTDHRINLTLYKLDSIMEGDLDEILDALLREHQADLMASIGGND
- a CDS encoding organic hydroperoxide resistance protein, which translates into the protein MKIFYKTRATATGGRSGHTGLDDGSLGFDLVSFQEQDKEGVNPEQLFAMGYAACFDSALSMTAQHMKLPVTASKTSAQVGIGMKADGSYNLEIELSVEVSGIDEAQAQQLIEATHQVCPYSNATRGNVETRLEVTVV
- a CDS encoding beta-ketoacyl-ACP synthase III encodes the protein MTTCITGTGLYIPPYSISNEELVESFNQYVENYNTEHAEEIAAETVTALEPSSAAFIEKVSGIKSRYVMEKEGILNTEIMAPVIPYRNLGEELSVMAEMGAAALRDALADAGLEANDLDGIILACSNFQRTYPAVAIEIQNEIGMIGGFAYDMNVACSAATFGLSQAHGSIISGLAKRIAVVNVEITSAHLNWRNRDSHFIFGDVATASIVEELDTPKGYEILNSKLFTQFSTNIKNEYGFMDRSEYLAAQTEMYPDIKAPVTDKLFLQNGRKVFREVCPKVSEIITEHLQENDIPTSDVKMMWLHQANANMLDLILRTVVGKDADKSIAPSVIAEFANTSSASPMIVFHRHKDDLVSGDLGVICSFGAGYSIGSVLVRKV
- a CDS encoding TIGR00645 family protein: MLKKFELYLEKTIFNSRWILAPFYLGLVLGIILLFIKFVQKLWHMFADILTASEASVIVDILVLVDISLVASLLLIIIFSGYEIFVSKIDTGTHDDRPSWMGKVDFSGLKLKVIGAIVAISAIDLLKSFMDISSGMSELDADKLMWKVIIHMTFVLSGLLFAIMDKVVGDTKKH
- the creD gene encoding cell envelope integrity protein CreD — encoded protein: MQKTLLTKLSIIIGLCIVFSIGLTMISDIIYERQYYAESVIKEITQQHVNPQEVINPFIAIPTTVTPACQSDATGTPYIKSKCEPSYSKIETIFASQTQAAQNLKVNTDIYKRGIYSATSYDGQLTFDQSYRFAETLANLDQIGTTIDNDADKTQLAKTITHWNKAKLIIPVSDLRGVATLPTVTINQKSIAANYPQIPMIKNLTYVEADIPKGILEQLINPTSQHNKDSFIITGSVDADLDKSEVNSQLSNPKDNQALNIVIDLPLAGISNITTVPTGQSFTLSMHSDWQTPNFIGKALPNTKSITTKGFDASWQNQYLTIANNQYLSQCLSAPNHQCTVISESTLNTDSHSYNTDSFESSRGLTTDSATVAGSNQSILLNSFGVSFASPNDVYLQTERAMKYALLLMLVTFGTFFLFEVLKSIRIHPIQYLLVGCALFVFYVLLLPLAEQIAFWQAYMVASSACVGLIGWYSYYVFGGLKRAVIFTATLAGLYAAFFGILSTEDLNLLLGAIFCFVILASVMVMTRKLDWYKVT
- the pnuC gene encoding nicotinamide riboside transporter PnuC, which translates into the protein MAELLNWLFGQYADYSTIFIILELIAVIFGVASVLLASKTNILVFPIGLVSTAIFVYLLWKWQLFGDMFINAYYTVMSLYGWINWSKNKKNQSVEHKQTDTNNVRIEHLHAGDIPILSALAAGTIAFVGLVYYFRPVINNGFSFDNAVLGIHLFTWVDYTDMLTTALFLMAMWLMARRKIEHWILWIIADAISVPLYFYKGFTFTALQYVVFTLIAIWAYYEWQRRYRVQPRAAYA
- the lysS gene encoding lysine--tRNA ligase; amino-acid sequence: MSKHNNQNQDQTPVVEDANELIAQLQAKLDDISASGKQPYPNTFKRTDYAQDLQTAFDGVSKQEIEEKAANGEKTQVNVAGRVMLNRGSFIVIQDMTGRIQLYVARKELDEETRASIKSLDLGDIVGVSGYIGRSGKGDLYVHIEEITLLTKSLRPMPNKFHGLADVEARYRNRHLDLMTNETTRNTFMVRSQIVSGIRQFMLNERFMEVETPMMHPIPGGAVARPFETHHNALDMPLYLRIAPELYLKRLVVGGFERVFEINRSFRNEGVSTRHNPEFTMIEFYQAYADYHDLMDLTERLFNQLAIDVLGTTELTYQEEAISLKAPFARLSMSDAIAKYAENFDMTRINDREYLAEYASTTLKQQVKDVFGVGKLQTIIFEETAEHQLRQPTFITEYPAETSPLARRSDDNPEITDRFELFVGGRELANGFSELNDPADQAERFRGQVAEKDAGDDEAMHFDEEYIEALSYGLPPTAGEGIGIDRLVMLFTDSASIRDVILFPHMRRKQDS
- a CDS encoding AAA family ATPase, producing MYNLEQHTPKSVINVAVLGAESTGKTTLCRDLAEHFDSPWVSEYMRTYLQEKWDNKKLTCTWEDLLPIAQGQITLENTLAKQVAQTNNASHYLFCDTSLFELMVYSYWYYGDCPTALEQAALAHHYDLILLTDVDTPWVADDLRDSPHQRDEISAYFASQLSKHQKSFQRISGDRKARVQQVVAQLANIDKISYD
- a CDS encoding DUF421 domain-containing protein; its protein translation is MDWASIFIYDTTWLFAVEILIRVTVMFVLIITFLRFTGKRGVRQLSIFELTIILSLGSIAGDPMFTEDLPIIQAVLIMGTVISLYRLCTWAMMKFQPFEDLLEGRSMYIVEDGMLVLDKIKQGEMSHDEFFAEMRQQGVEHLGQVRVGLLEADGNFSILLHTSEKTDYGMPLFPKQYRPVEQVEAGVYYACMYCGYVDEISDPNHCCPRCEDNCNNWAKALNNHIVK